The genomic interval TGTCACAGGGGCAGGTATGGCGTATCTTCACTGCTATGTTCCTGCACTTCAACCTGATACACATTGGTCTGAACATGCTCTCGCTCTTCCTGATAGGGGTAGCAGTTGAAGTCTTCTTTGGCAAATGGCGCTACCTGGTGATTTACCTGGGATCTGGCATCGTGGGTGGCATTGTCACCTACTTCACGCTGCCATCGAATACTATAGCTGCTGGCGCTTCAGGAGCCATCTTCGGCGTCTTCGGTGCCCTGGGAGTCTTTTATATTGCGAACCGGCAGGCGCTGGGCAGGTATGGCACGGGCGCCATCATGAACTGGCTATTCTGGCTGGGCTTGAACCTGGTATTCGGCTTCGAGACGCCCGGCATCGGCATTCAGGACCACATAGGTGGCCTGATTGCCGGTATAATCCTGGCCATCATCCTCATGCCCAGGAGAAGGCTCGGGCGATCATAAGGCGATCATCAAGAGCAAATATGAGTCATATTGAAGCTTGACGAACGGGGAGAGGAGGGCGTAGCCTGGTGGTCGCACTCTCCTCCTTGCCTGTTCCCCAATTCGGGATCCCTCATGTCCGCTCTTTATCCTGATAGAGATAAAGAAATATTCTGACGCTTAATGAAACGTGATCAGTCCGGTTTGGATGCTCTGGTACACTAGAGATAAGGAGTCGAGCATGCAATCTTGCTGTGACCCGGCTGAGTCACGAAGGATCCTATCCATGCCCTTTACCCCCCTTGCTCGACTCTTTTCCCCTTTCTTTCTGTGACTAGAACCATAACTTGGCGCTGACGACACGATATGCTTCCAGTTGCGCGACATGCGGTAGCTGTATCCTGCAAACAGAGAATGGGCTTAATCGCAAAAGTGCGTGGAAAGGGTCATGATTTCATCGTGAGGGAATGCCGATGCCTCCGCTTGAGCCCTGCTCCAAACAAGGAAGTTGTCCTGTGAATATTTCACACGATTCCACACACTTTTACGAATACCCTTTTGTTGTGAATTGTTGCTCACGTCTCTCTATAGTGTCGAATGTGAAGATCTTTTCACAAACCCCAAAAAGCAAATGACATTAGGGTTTTTATCGTGTATGCTTCGACTTAGAATGAGTATGAATGGGTACAAAAACGGAGAGAATAGATGGCATCTCACGTTTATACAACTGCTGAGGTTGTGCGGACAACGGGCTTCTCTCATAAGCAACTGGATTATTGGGCCTCGACAGGGTTGCTTGTGCCTAGTGAGCAGCAATCGCATGGACCAGGTACCCGTAGACTGTACTCTGTAGATGACCTGGTACAACTACAATTCATTCGCCATCTCAAAAGCTATGGGTGGTCAACACGCAAGATTGGGCAGGCAGCAAAAACACTGCGAGAGGTAATGAATGTATCTGATCCACTCAAGTATGCAATTTTGGTGAATGGGAAAAATATGCTCATTGCCCTCTGCAAAACAAAAGAAGGCGAACGAATCGCGATTGATGCGCTGAGCGTCGGTGGACAACAAGTCATGGGCATTGTTGTAGAGATGCTAATAGAAGAAGCCTATCAGCTCACCAGTGAGATTAAAGAACCTGCGAGGGATGAGGAAGCGATCCGATGAATACCATCGACTTAAAAAATACGTTGCTAGAAGAGCTAGACTTCATCTTTATCAAAAACGGAATGAGCCATTGGGTGGAAGATATGATGCAGGATGTGCTTATTTATTCCCTAAATCATATCACGAAAAAAAGCAATCCTGGCCTACTTGTGCTCGATTGGAACACTTTAGGCCAGGAAATGCTCTGATCACTACAATCTTAAGACGCCTGTCACAATATTGCTTACACTGCCTCCTCCAGCAACGTTCGCCCTGTAAACTGGCTGTTATACAGGTCGGCGTAGAAGCCGTTCTTGGCCAGCAGTTCCTCGTGGGTTCCCTTCTCCACGATGGTGCCGTGATTCATGACCAGGATCAGGTCGGCGTCGCGAATGGTGGAGAGCCGGTGGGCAATCACAAAGCTCGTGCGGCCTTTCATCAGTTCGGTCATGGCCTTCTGAATCTGAATCTCGGTTCGCGTATCCACGCTGCTGGTCGCCTCATCCAGGATCAGGATTTCGGGATCGGCAAGGAACGCGCGAGCAATCGTCAGCAACTGCTTCTGGCCCTGTGAGATGTTCGAGGCCTCTTCGTTGAGAACGGTGTTATAGCCCTCAGGCAGCGTGCGAATGAAGTGATCGGCATTGGCCGCCTTCGCTGCCCGCACGATCTCATCTTCAGTAGCATTCTCGCGACCGTAGGCGATATTGGCGCGGATGGTGTCGTTGAAGAGCCAGGTGTCCTGAAGCACCATACCGAACATGCGGCGTAACGCTCCACGCTTAATCTCCGTGATACCGACGCCATCGACCAGGATGCGCCCACCGTTGACCTCGTAGAAACGCATCAGCAGGTTGACCAGCGTTGTTTTTCCGGCGCCGGTCGGGCCGACAATGGCGATCATCTGCCCTGGCTGGACATCGATGTTCATATCCTGCATCAGGATGTTGTCCGGGCTATAGCCAAACCTGACATGCTCGAACTGCACCGCGCCCTCTGGATGCTCGATGACCTTCGCGTCAACGGCCTCTGGAACCTCTTCCTGCTCATCGAGTAGTTCAAAGAGGCGCTCCGCCGAGGCCATCGCCGACTGGATAACGTTAGCGATGTTGGCCAGCATGGTAATCGGCTGCGTAAACTGCTGCGCGTACTGGATGAACGCCTGCACATCGCCAATCGCAATGGCATTCTTTGTCACCATGATGCTGCCCACCACGGCTACGAAGACGTAGCCGATATTGCCGACGAAGCGCATCAATGGCATGATAATGCCCGAAACAAACTGCGCTCTCCAACCTGCGTCATACAGCTTTTCGTTGCGCCGGTCGAATTCGTCGATGGCTTCGCGCTCGTGGCCGAATACTTTGACAATCTTGTGACCTGCAAGCATCTCTTCGACATGCCCATTCAGTTCACCAAGTGACCTCTGCTGCCTGCGGAAGTACTCCTGCGAGCGTTTCGCGATGCCCATGGTGATGAACAGGCTTAACGGGAAGGTCAGCAGGACGATCAGGCTGAGCAATGGGCTGATGGTTAGCATCAGCACCAGCACACCAACCAGCGTCACTGCCGAGCTAATCAACTGCGTGACACTCTGCTGGAGCGTGGTGCTGAGGTTATCCATGTCATTGACGATGCGGCTCATAATTTCGCCGTGCGTATGCGAATCAAAGTACTTCAGAGGAAGACGCGAGAGCTTCTCATCGACCTCTTTACGCAATTGATACATGGTGCGCTGTGCTACGCCCGCCATCACATACTGCTGGATGTACATGAAGATGGCGCTGATCACGTACAATCCAAGCAAAATCAGCAGCACCGTCGCGATGTAATGGAAGTCGATCGAGGGTATGGGCAGGTGCCTCTGATACGCCTCGAACTTCGCGATTAAGCCTTCGAACAGCCTGGTTGTGGCTAATCCTAAAATTTTTGGGCCAACAATATTGAACACGGTGCCAATAATGGCCGTGATAAGCACGACGATCAACAGGAATCTCTGCGGCAGGAAGTAGCGGAGCAGGCGCAATGCCGTACCTTTAAAATCCTTGGCCTTCTCTACCGGCCTGCCCATGGCTCCCCAGCCACCTCTGCCCATCGGACCCGGCCCCATTGCGCCAGGTCGTTGTCCTCTATTTTGCATACTCATGCTATTTCCCCCGTGATTTTTTTATTATATAGGCAGCTGGCCGATGAATCGGCGGTGGGCGCGATGAATCGGCCCCTACGATTTGCCTTCATGCTATTCCCTCCGCGATTTCCTCACTTGAAAGCTGCGAGAAGACGATTTCGCGATAGACCTCGCTGGTCTGCAGCAGTTCGCGATGCGTGCCGAGGCCGGCGATTTTGCCCTCGTCCAGGACAATGATCTGGTCGGCATCCATTACGGTGCTGACGCGCTGGGCGACGATCAGAACGGTCGAATTCTGCGTCTCTTTTTTGAGCGCGGCTCGCAGTTTGGCATCGGTTTTAAAGTCCAACGCGGAGAAGGTATCGTCAAAAATGTATATTTCGGGTTTGCGAACCAGCGCGCGGGCTATCGAG from Ktedonobacteraceae bacterium carries:
- a CDS encoding MerR family transcriptional regulator, whose translation is MASHVYTTAEVVRTTGFSHKQLDYWASTGLLVPSEQQSHGPGTRRLYSVDDLVQLQFIRHLKSYGWSTRKIGQAAKTLREVMNVSDPLKYAILVNGKNMLIALCKTKEGERIAIDALSVGGQQVMGIVVEMLIEEAYQLTSEIKEPARDEEAIR
- a CDS encoding ABC transporter ATP-binding protein gives rise to the protein MSMQNRGQRPGAMGPGPMGRGGWGAMGRPVEKAKDFKGTALRLLRYFLPQRFLLIVVLITAIIGTVFNIVGPKILGLATTRLFEGLIAKFEAYQRHLPIPSIDFHYIATVLLILLGLYVISAIFMYIQQYVMAGVAQRTMYQLRKEVDEKLSRLPLKYFDSHTHGEIMSRIVNDMDNLSTTLQQSVTQLISSAVTLVGVLVLMLTISPLLSLIVLLTFPLSLFITMGIAKRSQEYFRRQQRSLGELNGHVEEMLAGHKIVKVFGHEREAIDEFDRRNEKLYDAGWRAQFVSGIIMPLMRFVGNIGYVFVAVVGSIMVTKNAIAIGDVQAFIQYAQQFTQPITMLANIANVIQSAMASAERLFELLDEQEEVPEAVDAKVIEHPEGAVQFEHVRFGYSPDNILMQDMNIDVQPGQMIAIVGPTGAGKTTLVNLLMRFYEVNGGRILVDGVGITEIKRGALRRMFGMVLQDTWLFNDTIRANIAYGRENATEDEIVRAAKAANADHFIRTLPEGYNTVLNEEASNISQGQKQLLTIARAFLADPEILILDEATSSVDTRTEIQIQKAMTELMKGRTSFVIAHRLSTIRDADLILVMNHGTIVEKGTHEELLAKNGFYADLYNSQFTGRTLLEEAV